A single Lolium perenne isolate Kyuss_39 chromosome 6, Kyuss_2.0, whole genome shotgun sequence DNA region contains:
- the LOC139832713 gene encoding uncharacterized protein: MAPGSTAQQIWDAIANLFHNNRKSYALALDAEFHNTPQGDMCVHDNCAELNSLTDALSDVSQPINDEILILKVPFPTFLQMRSSLVLEETQKKTDAKNASTSVL, translated from the exons ATGGCCCCCGGGTCAACGGCGCAGCAAATCTGGGATGCCATCGCCAACCTCTTCCACAACAACAGGAAGAGCTACGCCCTCGCACTCGATGCGGAGTTCCACAACACGCCGCAAGGAGATATGTGTGTCCACGACAACTGCgccgagctcaactccctcacCGATGCGCTCAGCGACGTCAGCCAGCCCATCAACGACGAGATCCTCATCCTCAAG GTGCCGTTCCCCACCTTTCTTCAGATGCGCTCATCTCTTGTTCTCGAGGAGACACAAAAGAAGACGGATGCCAAAAACGCGTCCACCTCTGTGCTTTGA